In the genome of Afipia felis ATCC 53690, the window CTACAAGATCGGTACGCTGAAGACCGAGCCGAAGTCGTGGAAGGATTATTACCTCCCGGTCGCGCACAGCCTCCCCGGCAACTAAAGCCCTACTCTCCACGATTGCATGACGATGGAATGAACGTGACACAAACTTCGACACCGATCGTGACCAACATGCGTGTTATCCCGGTCGCCGGCCGGGATAGCATGCTACTCAATCTCTCCGGCGCGCATGGTCCGTTCTTCACGCGGAACATCGTGCTTCTCACCGATAATTCGGGACGCTCCGGCGTCGGCGAAGTGCCGGGCGGCGAAAAGATACGCAGTACGCTGGAAGATTCCCGCGAACTGGTAGTCGGAAAGCCGATCGGCTCCTATCAAGCGATCCTGAATGCCGTCAGGAAAGCTTTCGGAGACAGGGATTCCGGCGGACGCGGTCAACAGACCTTCGATCTCCGCACCACGATTCACGCCGTCACCGCGTTCGAGGCCGCACTGCTCGATCTTCTCGGCCAGCATTTACAGGTGCCTGTCGCCGCCCTGCTCGGCGAAGGCCAGCAGCGCGACGCCGTCGAGATGCTCGGCTATCTGTTTTATGTCGGCGACCGCAACAAGACCAACCTGCCCTATCATCATGAGCCGTCGGCAAAAGACGACTGGACTTCGCTCCGCCATGAGGTGGCGCTGACGCCTGATGCCATCGTTCGTCTCGCCGAAGCGACAGAACAACGCTACGGCTTCAAGGATTTCAAGCTGAAGGGCGGTGTCCTCTCCGGCGATGATGAAATCGCAGCCATCGCTGCCCTGAAAAAGCGCTTTCCTGATGCGCGCATCAATCTCGACCCCAACGGCGCATGGTCACTCGACGAGGCGATCCGCCTCTGTAAGGGACGAGGCAACATCATGACCTATGCCGAGGACCCCTGCGGCGCCG includes:
- the gudD gene encoding glucarate dehydratase, whose product is MNVTQTSTPIVTNMRVIPVAGRDSMLLNLSGAHGPFFTRNIVLLTDNSGRSGVGEVPGGEKIRSTLEDSRELVVGKPIGSYQAILNAVRKAFGDRDSGGRGQQTFDLRTTIHAVTAFEAALLDLLGQHLQVPVAALLGEGQQRDAVEMLGYLFYVGDRNKTNLPYHHEPSAKDDWTSLRHEVALTPDAIVRLAEATEQRYGFKDFKLKGGVLSGDDEIAAIAALKKRFPDARINLDPNGAWSLDEAIRLCKGRGNIMTYAEDPCGAEQGYSGREIMAEFRRATGLPTATNMVATDWRQLGHAIQLHAVDIPLADPHFWTMQGSVRVAQICHEWGLTWGSHSNNHFDISLAMFTQVGAAAPGRITALDTHWIWQDGQRLTKEPLQIRNGMIKVPERYGLGVEPDMAEIEKAHELYKKHGLGARDDAAAMQFLVPNWTFNPKQPCLVR